The genomic stretch GCATTTTAAACTGAACCTTCTACAGAATTTTCAAGGCACCTTTTGCTCATCATCCAAATGTAGACAGTAACACACCAGACACGGATATAATTGGAAGTTTCAGCGGGAAACACTTGGAGCCATGTTTAGTATGATTCTGATGTATACTGGGACCTAAATAGGGTTTTATCCAAGCATGGAGTTGGACTCCAGGAGGGAAgactcagcccccccccccccccccccccccgcaggagCATACATGGAAAGTGACACTGTCCTGAAGAAAGTCCGCATGCTTGCACACCCTCCTGAGGATGCCAACCAGGTTGAGGCTGGCTCTAGGGTCATCTGCCCTGTGGAGTCTCCCAGACCCTTACCTCTGGAGTAGGGCTGTGTCTGTGGCTTTCTCCTAGGAAGACGGGCTCCGGAGCTCAGCTTTCCCTGATTCAGTCACTCAGGCCCACTCTACACGCAGACACCGGCCCCACCCCTCCCATGTCCCCTTTGCACTTCTGGACCTCCCTGACCACTTGTGAGGGAGTGCCATTCCCAGGCCAGAAAAGGCAGGCGGGGGAGGTCTGCCCCTGCGGGGATGAAGGGCAGctgtttatattataattaaggTTTTACAGCATAAACTGAAATGTAGCTTGGCTATTTCAACAAGGCACTGGAGGTAATTACCACTGCTAGAGGCATTCTCCACTGCCAATTATTTTCTCTAATTGAATGACTCAGGCCACACTATCTGAGACTGGGGAGAGGAAGAGCTTGCTCCACAGGGACGCTCCTTCAGAATCTCAGAAGAGCGAGAGGCCTACAACACTCTCAGGCCAACTCTGCCCCAACAGCTTTCCTAGGTGGGTGGGACGGGGGGGGGAGGAAGGCCAGATCTGGAGTTCCACCACTTGCTGGCTCAGGTAGGGTGAGCTCCCTGTGTCTTTTCTCTTGTCTGTAAAGGGCGAAAAAGTAAACAAACTGCCATATAGGTCAGGTTTAGAAGCTTCTCATAGCTTCTAAAACAATACTTGAGACAACCACCTCACAAAGATGAAAGGTTTTTATTGCCTCAACTGCTTCAGATGCTTCCAGACCCATGAGGCCTATCATTGTGGAAACCTGTGGAAGATGTAGCCTGTTTACCTCAGGGAGGCTAAGAACTATAAGAACGACAGGAAGAAGTCAGGGCCCTGATATCCCCTCCAAAACATGTCTCTGATGACCTAAGTTTCTCTTGGTGGGCCTAACCAGAAAGTTCCATCAACAGCACTGCAAGCTAAGGACCAACTGTTAGCGTCCAGGTGACAGAGTGAGTCACCTCTACACCACGCCATATGTGCCTGCCCCTTTAAAAGGTGAAACTCCAcctacttctctctcttcttcctcttcatctttctttctctacattcctctgtctctctctctctcttctcttccaccgctcctgtccccagaggctggtctcctccttcccctttccccttctctcagtAAACTCCCCACGTAAGCTCTGTCTACATGGTATGTCTATCTCTTATGTGCTGTATGGCCCCTTTGATACCCAAACCATGGTAATTCTAAACCCAGCATATGGAGGGCATTTCAGAAGGTCTGACCAAAGAAAGTGATGCTGACAGGCATAACCAGGAAGGAATCTATGTAtatgggagaaactgaggcagaaagcaCATCTAAATCCCACAGGAAGAACTTGGGAAATGAGGGCTACAGCAGAGAAAGCATATGGCCTGAAAGCAATGGGTTCCTTTATCCCCTAAGAAGTTGACACATCTCCAAGATGCCCAGCCCTGAAAGATTTGTGTTCAGTTCTGCACCTCAATATCTTTAAAAGCTCCCCAACATTCTGCATGTACTCCAACCACCTCCTTGGCTCATGCAGCCTCGCCATTAATATTGCATACTGGTGAATCATACTCTTGAATCATATTTGCTGGCACTTACAACTGTCTGGAGAAGAGCAGCAGCCCTCTAGGTTTGCTAACCGTACAATGGGGCCTGCGCAAGATTAAGTATatcacatatgctcaagctagACAAAAGCATAGGCCTTTGCTTCCAGCTTCCTTCCACTGCTCCTCTTGAAGGTTGCCACCTCTGCTCCCCCCACATACCCATCCCATAGCCCAACACCTTTGATTTTGAAATTATACCATGTGGTCATAGcatcacagaagccaggaaagatgATTCTCTGGCTTTGGTGTTCATAAATGTATTAGCAATGGCTGTGGCAAAATACCAACAGTGACCTAAGGAAGAAAACCTtctttggcttatggttccagagtgGGTCCATAGTgctggggaggcatggcagcaggtatTCATGGCAGGAAGTTGAAAGATCACATCTCCAGCCAcaagtaggaagcagagacagtgactTAGAAGTCAGGGAGGCTAGAGATTTGCAAAGCCTGTCTCCAGGgacaaacttcctccagcaaggctttgCCTCCTGACAGGTTGACTCTATAGCCTCTCCAAATAGCACTGCCCACCAAGGACTGAGAATTCAAATACCTAAGACTAGGGCGAACACtcctcatccaaaccaccatatTACAAGTCTCTCTGAGAATGTGTTCAAAACACAGATTCCAGAACCATGTCTTCAGGGGTTCTGACTGTCTAAATCTAAGAGGAGCCCAGGAATATGTTTACCAAGGTCCCCAGATATTTATGATTTCCGTGGTTCAAGAACCATTCTTTGAAATGTGTTGGACTTGGAAAGCTAAGATGGAGAATAGCTCTATGCAAATGTCACCCATGTGGCATGCTGAGTGTTAGTTTCCTTACATGCAACTTAAACAGAGACTATGATATATAATCGCTGAGAATTAAATAAGGTCATAGGTGCAAAGTACTGAACACAGTGCCCAGAAAATGCGAAGTGTGCCGTGATGCCTAGAATCATGAAACATTGGCTGCTGCCGTAGCCACGGAGACCACGGAAAAGCTGGCAAGCCTGTGACCATAGCATGAAGTCTTTGCAGGCCGTGTCACAGCATCTatagaaaactgagaaataaaagaaacacaagtaGATTTGATAAATCGAAATCGcactttattaaaactgattcatttatCCTGATTTAGCTGCCTTGGGTGAGGATATTGGCACCCGCTCCCTAATCAGCAGCGCTGATGAATGGCCGGGAAAAGGGCGTCGCTGGTGATGCCAGGAGAGCTTCTCATGATCTCCCTGCAAACCCACAGCAGCCAGCTCTGAAAGGTCAAGAGGGCATACAACCCTCTCCATGCTTCTTCTACCCCATTGGAACTCGgagttcaagtacagcctggGATACCAGCCTCTCTCCAATAGACCCATGAGGAATGAACTCTGATAGGAGAACCGTCTGGTTAGAGCAAGCTCGTCCTGAAACTGTTCCAGGGActggacaaagaaataaaaacaaatccttccACCTAGTCCAGAATCTgcccccgggggggggggaggggcaacaGAAGCCCCTCCCCGACACCTCATGTCCCACATGCCTGACTCTGCCtgactcttcttttaaaaatgagaatgctTGTTAATTGTGCAAAATAATGGGCTTCGTTATGCCActctcacacatgtgtacaatgcactatagtggcatttcatttgcattttaataaataaagcttgcctgaaattcagaaagttaaaaacagccacactgatcagccttacagaccaggcagtggtgacacacacctttaatcccagtagccacactagtttgccatagaaaccaggtggtagtggtgcacacctttaatcccatcactagagaggaatataaaacgggaggagacagctctcagacacagtctcattctgagatttctggaggcaagatcgccatttcagactaaggtagaagtaagagccagtagctggctgcttttgcttttctgaccttcagattgaactccagtatctgtctcagggtttttattaaccACGCTACAATGCATTTTGACCATGTTCATGCGTCGTTACCATCTTGCCTTCCCTGACTCCTCTTCCACTTCCCATACatttccatcttttttattttagaaccCGCGCACGAGAGAAAATgtgctatttgtctttctgtgtcttatttttttcatgCTTAACATGACAATCCCCAGTTCAACCCATTTGTTTTTCAATATGCCTTTAGAATTTGACAGAAATGTTTAGTTAGATATGAGGGAACTGTCAGCAACAAGAGTGGTCCAGCTGGAACTGGTGACCTGAACCTTGTCAAAGAGACTTTTAAAAACCGCCATTTCACCCAGGCCACCTTCATCATTCTGTGAGGCCAAATAGACCCATAAACCAGAGTTATGGGGGAGAAACACCCTTGGCTGCACTTTGACAACTTGGCAACATCTACGTCCTTAGTAACTTGGTAATGAGTTAGCATTTCCAGACTAGCAAGCTTGCATGTGCATCTTGCTCAGGACTTGAAAGGAGGGGAGCTGCACTTCCTTCTTCTTGGAACATCTGAGTCCCAGCATGCATCTGGTGAGAGTTCTACTCTAGAGAGCTGGCTTATAATAAAACTAGTCAGCCACCTCCACAGTGTGCACAGAGAGGCCCTAAAAGCCCCGTTTAACTAATACCTTCTCACTTAGTATTTCTACTCTAGACAGTCTTCTTTAGGAACAATATCCATCAAGCTGCCCTGGAACCCAAGGCCCCGGAGTAAGAACCCGAGCCCCAGTGGAGTGTGAGAACTCGAGACCCTGGTGAGAGAACCCTAGCTGCTGGTGGGAAAACCCAAGCCCCTGGTGGAAGGGCCTGAGTCCCTGGCATGAAAAGCCAAGCCTCCGGGGTGAGAACCCAGGCCCTCCTGTGAGAACCAGAGCCCCTGGTGGGAGAACCTGAGTCCCACAAATGggtctttctcctcttttcttccttcattgttTGAGCAACTCCGGGCTCATTCCTCGGATTtctccacacacccacccaccttgATCTTCTCTAGGTCATAGATTTAGATGTCAGGTTGAACCCTAAGAGCTGTgtcatagccaggcagtggtctTGGCTTGAGCATCAAACTTCTAATTCAGGGTCTGTGAAACAACTCCAAATAACAAGACCACTCCAGAGCAGGTGTCATCCTAGATGTCAGTGTGCTGCCAGGTTGCTCCCCTCTTCAAGGACAAGGTTACCAGATGCATGCTGGGACTCAGATGTTCCAAGAAGAAGGAAGTGCAGCTCCCCTCCTTTCAAGTCCTGAGCAAGATGCACATGCAAGCTTGCTAGTCTGGAAATGCTAACTCATTACCAAGTTACTAAGGACGTAGATGTTGCCAAGTTGTCAAAGTGCAGCCAAGGGTGTTTCTCCCCCATAACTCTGGTTTATGGGTCTATTTGGCCTCACAGAATGATGAAGGTGGCCTGGGTGAAATGGCGGTTTTTAAAAGTCTCTTTGACAAGGTTATTCCCTGCAAGGACAGCCTCATGCCTCCATTTGCTTAGGTTCCCAACCCATACACCCCACTAACACCCCATCTCCATAAGCACAGGTCTAGCCTCACTTCTCTGTCAGACTCCTACCTTCTAGACCAAAGCTCCTGGTggtgttgcccaggctagcccaagAGCCCTCACCTGGTTGCTGCTTCTACTCTTAAAGCCCTTTCTCTGCACAGCAGTCAGAGTGAGGGCTTTTGCTATGGCCCGCATCTTGCTATCTCTCCACCCTTAAGCTGCCACTTCACACTACCCCATCTTTCTACTTCCCTTGCACAGCACTCAGAGTGAAACAAAACCCCTCTGCCTGTCTTCTTCCCATCTCTTGCTCACCCCGTGAATCGCCAGGACCCTCAGTTCCTATTTCCCTCTAGCAGCCTCTCTCCACTCACCCAAGCCACTtggctgtagaatattattttaggagGCGTtgcatttgttcatgctgtgggATATTTATTTAAGGATGCAAACCTGTGTTACATTCCTTTACATTgcgtttaactctgtgaagctgtttgactctgcctgcctaaaacacctgatggtctaataaagagctgagcagccaatagcaaggcaggagaaagggtaggcggggccagcaagcagagaaaataaatggagaaaaagagagatgagaaGCAAGAGAAATCAAGGAATGAGAAACAAAGGAGAGGAGGATACCAGGGGCCAGACACCCAGCTGCACAGtcagctacagagaaagaagtaaagaaagatatacagaaatagagaaagaaaactctcagaggcaaaaggtaggtgggataatttaagttaagaaaaactgactagaaacaagccaagcggaggccagacattcataagaaggaataaatctctgtgtatttatttaggagctgggtggtaggctcCCTAAAGGAGCAAAGTAAAAGGACAACCAACAACACCCTTTCATGTAGCACCTGAGTGGGCTCGCTCAAACTGTTCCAGGCTCCTGATTCATTTCCTAGAATGGAGACTGTAGTATCGTGCAAGCCTCAGTTCTGAGTCCTCTTTCTAGTCCTACTAGAGTCTATGTTTTCTGGTGGCTCTGGCAAGGTCCTCCTAGCGTCTGACACACAACAGAGGCTCGGCATTTCTTTCTTAAGCAAACGAGTGCACCGATGAGCACACAAGTCAGGCTCTCCTTTCTGCGTCTTTTGAGAGTTCAATGAACAGCTGGTATTTGAAAACCTTGGACCAATCATTAAATGACACGGGGGTACGGGCTGGGAGTCTATCGAATATGAATCTGGAACACTTAGTCTGCTTTCCTGAGATGCGGTGATTCCTACTCCCTTTTCCCTCCAGGTAGGGGAGGTAGCCCCAGCTCAGCTCTCCCCTTCCATTTCGCTAAACATCCAAAACATCGTCTTCACTCTTCACGTAGTGACTGCGACATCTTCAGATTTGgatatcatcacacacacacacacacacacacacacacacacacacacacacacacacaagggcaaAATAATAAGAGAACGTCATTAAGATCTTACAGTAAAGCAACggctctttttaaaagttttttttttgtcccagcaTAGATGGCCTATTCACCCATCAAGCGGGTGCAGACTTGGCAGAGGAGCAAATGGAGGCACGAATGGGACGTCTCACAGTTCAGACAGTCAGAGTAAAGAATCTGTGCCTGTGAGGCTTGTGGTTCTCACTTGCCTCATCTTCCCTGTGTCCTGACAGCTCAAACTCTGATGAGCCCCATAAAGTCAAGGGCGTCGAGCATTAAGAGGGTCGGTCCTATGTTGCAGTGAGAAAGACTCTAGACCCAGGTCTCCTCAGGCAATGTGATCCTGTCATTGGTAGTGGAATTCTGTGCATCACTGGTCTCTAAGGGTTCTTCGCATCCCTAGGGCAGGTCCTTCTTGCCTGTCAGTTGAAGCTCATGTGTCTCACATTTTTAGGTGAACAATTTGGATCTGTGTAgcaattcatttattttcaaccTCCCTTGTTAGCCTACCTCCACCTGGTAAACAGGAATCCTGATGCCCTGGACCCACCCCCACTGTGGACCCCACCCAGATGATAGCCAAACTAAAGAGTGTGCCTTCTGGGAAATGGCCTAGGGTTTGCACTGGCAAGAAACTGGAATCTCGTGAGGTTGTCTACCTCCTTTGGTCCTGGCTGTGGCATGCACAAGCTGCTGCTTGAAGAGTGACAGGCACTCTCCAGCGGTGCTGGCCAGAGGCTCAGGAGCAGAAGGACTCACTTCCCAAGTGACAAGACAAGAGACTCATGGGAGAAATTCCAAGAGGCTTTGCATTAGCCCATCTGGGAAGCCAGACACACAAGCTACAGCTGAGGCTCTGAAGCCTCAAAGAAATGCTTCCTATTTACCTTACCCTTCCCTTGGAGTCACCAGGTGCTTTCAGGGGGCCCAGCATCCCTCTCACAGATCTGCTGGACCAGAACTAGAAACTGCCTGTATCCCACTAATCCTAACAGAAGTCAGTGTGGTATCCATGTGGATACGGAATGCTTGGAGCCATGCTTGCCATGTTTTCCACAAAACCAGGACACATCAACAAGCAGGGACAGAAAAACACAACTGATGAACTCTAGTCTGTCTAAGAGAGAACCTGACCTGGTAGAGGGAAGCAAGTTAAGACTAAGATGCTCTATTCTGGGAGCTTGTCAGTAGCATCCAGTGACACCCAGTCCATGGTCAATCTGTTGCCCAGGTTGATGGACCCATTGGTACCCCAGTCTGTATCCCCACCACATGGGTAGCTTTTGACCTGGGACACCACCAAAGCCCTTTCGAGGACTGACAAACTGTCTATCCTTCAGAAATCCCAACCTCCGTGGGCTTCAGTCTCCTTATCTTCAAAGTCAGACACTGTAAAATAGCTCTGAGCTCAAACACAACTTTAATAATCAGCGTATTAAAAAAGACCATACAACTGGGATACTAGGGAGCCAAATCCTTTGTTCATTGTGGGATGTTTCTAACAATCTCCATACAAACGTGTACTAAGGTTCCCTTCCtcctaaaactttttaaattatatgtataaattatatgTCTCCTTGGGTTTTAAAATTGAACCAAAGCAAATGAACTGAAAGCAATCAAAATATGTGCTGGAAGGAGGACCAACTGTGCATCGGTTTCGTCCCTACTCTCAAGATGAATGACATATGATCATCCTATTGGCTGTCCTTAGAGTCACTCAGTAATGACTGGTTGCCAACGGGCATGACAGACACCGCAGAATGCAGAGAACaaatgagacactgtctttatGTTCAGGAGGGAAAAAATGGAACACATAAAAAACACCTCAAGCCGCCATTTCGTGGACTCCAGGGCATCGATAGCATCTACGGAAGTAGATCTCGGAGGGCGCAGGTGGGCCTCGTCGGAGTGTTGGGATTTGAGCTGCGGTTCTCGAACCCAGTATCTCGAAATGCATCGTGACTCCTGTCCATTAGATTGTAAGGTGTATGTAGGTAATCGTGGAAACAATGGGAACAAGACTGAATTAGAACGAGCATTTGGCTATTATGGACCGCTCCGAAGTGTGTGGGTTGCTCGAAACCCTCCTGGCTTTGCTTTCGTTGAATTTGAGGATGCCCGAGATGCTGCTGACGCTGTCCGAGAGCTAGATGGAAGAACACTATGTGGCTGCCAAGTAAGAGTGGAGCTGTCGAACGGTGAGAAAAGAAGTCAGAA from Arvicola amphibius chromosome 12, mArvAmp1.2, whole genome shotgun sequence encodes the following:
- the LOC119828103 gene encoding serine/arginine-rich splicing factor 3-like: MHRDSCPLDCKVYVGNRGNNGNKTELERAFGYYGPLRSVWVARNPPGFAFVEFEDARDAADAVRELDGRTLCGCQVRVELSNGEKRSQNCGPPPSWGRRPRDDYHRRSPPPRQRSPRRRSFSRSQSRSLSRDRRRERSLSRERNHKSSRSFSRSHSRSRSNERK